One Oculatellaceae cyanobacterium DNA segment encodes these proteins:
- a CDS encoding glycosyl transferase: MPRLSIYIAITSHGFGHTVRAASVAAEIQRLCPEILLILVTTAPRWLLDSYITGDFIHRPRAFDVGVIQSDSLKMDKQATLQKMRDIYAQQRSIVAGEVNFIRQNRVNLVLADIPPLAAVIAKTADIPGWMMSNFGWDFIYRDWGEEFNEIADWISECYTKCDRLFRLPLHESMNAFPNIIDVGLTGGSPRHSPDFLRSQFGINTALEQTILLTFGGLGLEAIPYNNLQLFPDWQFITFDRQAPDLPNLVKITDNQYRPVDFLPICGRVISKPGYSTFSEAMRLNVPIVSITREDFAESPLLLEGIQNHAQHQILTPTEFFQSSWEFLNQSVQQPRTSQRLPKDGTEAIASAIIKYFENN, from the coding sequence ATGCCTAGATTAAGTATTTATATTGCCATCACCAGTCACGGGTTCGGTCATACTGTGCGTGCTGCATCGGTGGCAGCAGAAATCCAAAGATTATGTCCAGAAATTTTACTAATCTTGGTAACAACAGCACCACGCTGGCTGCTAGATTCCTATATAACAGGTGATTTTATCCATCGCCCCCGCGCTTTTGATGTTGGTGTAATCCAGTCAGATAGCTTAAAGATGGATAAACAAGCAACTCTCCAAAAAATGCGCGATATTTATGCTCAACAACGCTCAATTGTTGCTGGTGAAGTTAACTTTATCCGCCAAAATCGTGTAAATTTAGTGCTTGCAGATATTCCCCCATTAGCCGCAGTAATTGCTAAAACTGCTGATATTCCTGGTTGGATGATGAGTAACTTTGGGTGGGACTTTATTTATCGAGATTGGGGAGAAGAATTTAACGAGATTGCTGATTGGATTAGTGAATGTTATACCAAGTGCGATCGCTTATTTCGTTTACCACTCCACGAATCAATGAACGCTTTTCCAAATATCATAGACGTAGGGCTAACTGGTGGTTCACCTCGCCATAGCCCAGACTTTCTCAGATCTCAATTTGGTATCAATACTGCTTTAGAACAAACTATTTTACTAACATTTGGAGGATTAGGATTAGAAGCAATTCCTTATAATAATCTGCAACTATTTCCCGATTGGCAATTTATTACTTTTGATCGCCAAGCGCCAGATTTACCCAACTTAGTTAAAATAACCGATAATCAATATCGTCCAGTAGATTTTCTACCTATCTGCGGGCGAGTAATTTCTAAGCCTGGTTATAGCACATTTTCTGAGGCTATGCGCTTAAATGTTCCAATTGTTTCTATTACCCGTGAAGATTTTGCTGAGTCACCTTTACTTTTAGAAGGTATTCAAAATCATGCTCAACATCAAATTTTGACACCTACTGAGTTTTTCCAAAGTAGTTG
- a CDS encoding aminotransferase class V-fold PLP-dependent enzyme codes for MINISSTQSLLSHRQQFPALANKAYFNYGGQGPLPQAALEAIHQTYDYIQSIGPFGLEVNNWVTQEVKKTRVAIASELGVTPDTITITENVTVGCNIPLWGIDWQAGDHVLLSDCEHPGVIATLQEIQRRFGIEVSTFELMDTLNQGDPVAAVTKHLRSNTRLVVLSHILWNTGQVLPLAEIASAVRNYYQNSKPAKILVDAAQSVGVLPLNLSQLGIDFYAFTGHKWWCGSEGVGGLYVKPDSENQASLNPTFIGWRGIIMNESGFPVGWQQDGRRFEVATSAVPLYAGLRSAIATHQQWGTNQERYQQILELSKYLWQKLSQLPEVNCLKTSPPEAGLVSFQIQDKSHAKLVQFLEAQKIFIRQIRDPDCVRASVHYLTLPSEIDQLVVAIQQYCSQKN; via the coding sequence ATGATAAATATTTCTTCGACGCAATCGCTGCTATCTCATCGACAGCAGTTTCCAGCTTTAGCTAATAAAGCTTATTTCAATTACGGAGGACAAGGCCCCCTGCCTCAAGCAGCATTAGAGGCTATCCACCAGACTTATGATTACATCCAAAGTATCGGGCCGTTTGGTTTAGAGGTAAATAATTGGGTTACACAGGAGGTTAAAAAAACCAGAGTTGCGATCGCATCAGAACTCGGTGTTACTCCTGATACGATTACAATCACGGAAAATGTTACTGTTGGGTGCAACATTCCTCTTTGGGGTATTGACTGGCAAGCTGGCGATCATGTACTGCTTTCTGATTGCGAACATCCAGGCGTAATCGCAACTTTGCAAGAAATTCAACGACGCTTCGGCATAGAAGTATCCACTTTTGAATTGATGGATACTTTAAATCAGGGTGATCCGGTAGCAGCAGTAACTAAGCATTTGAGATCTAATACTCGACTTGTAGTTCTAAGTCATATTCTCTGGAATACTGGACAAGTATTGCCACTTGCTGAAATTGCTTCTGCGGTACGCAATTATTATCAAAATAGTAAACCTGCCAAAATTTTAGTTGATGCTGCTCAATCTGTTGGTGTATTACCTTTAAATTTAAGTCAGTTAGGTATTGACTTTTATGCCTTTACTGGTCATAAATGGTGGTGTGGATCAGAAGGTGTCGGTGGTCTTTATGTTAAGCCTGATAGTGAAAATCAGGCATCGCTTAACCCAACATTTATTGGTTGGCGTGGCATTATTATGAACGAATCTGGTTTTCCCGTAGGTTGGCAACAAGATGGACGCAGGTTTGAGGTAGCAACATCAGCAGTACCGTTATATGCTGGATTACGAAGTGCGATCGCTACTCATCAACAATGGGGGACAAATCAAGAACGCTATCAACAAATTCTTGAACTAAGTAAGTACCTTTGGCAAAAATTATCTCAACTACCTGAAGTTAACTGTCTAAAAACATCACCACCAGAAGCAGGTTTAGTTTCTTTTCAAATTCAAGATAAATCACACGCTAAGTTAGTACAGTTTTTAGAAGCACAAAAAATCTTCATCCGACAAATTCGCGATCCAGATTGTGTTCGCGCCAGCGTGCACTACTTAACATTACCCTCAGAAATTGACCAACTCGTTGTAGCAATTCAGCAGTATTGCTCTCAAAAAAATTAG
- the ahcY gene encoding adenosylhomocysteinase, whose protein sequence is MTATTTKLKHEVKDLSLAPIGKQRIEWAGREMPVLKQIRDRFEKEKPFAGIRLIACCHVTTETAHLAIALKAGGADAILIASNPLSTQDDVAACLVADYGIPVFAIKGEDNDTYHRHVQTALDHRPNIIIDDGSDVVATLIQERQDQIADLIGTTEETTTGIVRLRAMHRDGVLTFPAVNVNDADTKHFFDNRYGTGQSTLDGVIRATNVLLAGKTVVVAGYGWCGKGTAMRARGLGANIIVTEIDPTKAIEAVMDGFRVMPMAEAAPLGDLFITVTGNKHVIRGEHFEVMKDGAMVCNSGHFDIEIDLKALAEKATEVKQVRNFTQEYRLQNGKSVVVLGEGRLINLAAAEGHPSAVMDMSFANQALACEYLVTNKGKLEPGLHSIPVEVDKEIARLKLQAMGISLDTLTPDQTEYINSWTAGT, encoded by the coding sequence ATGACCGCAACGACTACTAAGCTAAAACACGAAGTAAAAGATTTATCCCTTGCACCTATAGGTAAACAACGGATTGAATGGGCAGGACGAGAAATGCCCGTATTAAAACAAATACGCGATCGCTTTGAAAAAGAAAAGCCATTTGCGGGTATTCGCTTAATTGCTTGTTGCCACGTTACTACAGAAACAGCACATTTAGCGATCGCACTCAAAGCTGGTGGCGCAGATGCCATCTTAATTGCCAGCAATCCCCTTTCAACCCAAGATGACGTTGCTGCTTGCTTAGTCGCTGACTACGGCATTCCCGTATTTGCCATTAAAGGTGAAGACAACGACACTTATCACCGCCACGTTCAAACAGCACTCGACCACCGCCCTAACATTATTATTGATGATGGTAGTGATGTAGTTGCTACCTTAATTCAAGAACGTCAAGACCAGATTGCTGATTTAATCGGTACAACCGAAGAAACCACCACAGGTATTGTCCGCCTACGTGCTATGCACAGAGACGGCGTATTGACATTCCCCGCCGTTAACGTCAACGACGCGGACACTAAGCACTTCTTTGATAACCGCTACGGTACAGGTCAATCTACCCTCGATGGCGTAATTCGCGCTACCAACGTACTACTAGCAGGTAAAACCGTAGTTGTAGCAGGTTACGGTTGGTGCGGTAAAGGTACAGCAATGCGGGCGCGGGGACTTGGCGCTAACATAATTGTTACCGAAATTGACCCCACCAAAGCCATTGAAGCAGTTATGGATGGCTTCAGAGTAATGCCAATGGCAGAAGCAGCACCTCTGGGTGACTTGTTTATTACCGTTACAGGTAACAAGCACGTCATTCGCGGTGAACACTTCGAGGTGATGAAAGACGGTGCAATGGTTTGTAACTCTGGTCACTTCGATATCGAAATTGACCTCAAAGCACTAGCTGAAAAAGCAACTGAAGTTAAGCAAGTACGCAACTTCACGCAAGAATACCGTTTGCAAAATGGTAAATCTGTTGTAGTACTAGGCGAAGGCAGACTGATTAACCTAGCAGCAGCAGAAGGACATCCTAGTGCAGTTATGGATATGAGTTTTGCTAACCAAGCTTTAGCTTGCGAATATCTCGTCACGAATAAAGGCAAACTCGAACCAGGATTACATTCCATTCCTGTTGAGGTTGATAAAGAAATTGCTCGGCTGAAGTTGCAAGCAATGGGAATAAGCCTTGATACCTTGACACCAGATCAAACTGAGTACATCAACTCTTGGACTGCTGGTACTTAA